From the Solanum pennellii chromosome 4, SPENNV200 genome, one window contains:
- the LOC107017142 gene encoding inositol-3-phosphate synthase-like, protein MGGNNGSALTGGVIANREGIHGLPRMCSKPITLVLLHRPLLFELGPSMDRRSTLPLRAYFPWLIHPDDVVFGEWDISNMNLADDMARANVFDIDLQKQLRPYMESMVPFPGIYDPDFIAANQGSRANNVIKGTKKDQVDQIIKDIREFKENNKVDKVVVLWTANTKRYSSVVVGLNDTMENLFASVDRNEAEISPSTLYAIACILENVSFINGSPQNTFVPGLIDLAIKRKT, encoded by the exons ATGGGTGGAAACAATGGTTCAGCCTTGACTGGAGGTGTTATTGCTAACAGAga AGGAATTCATGGGCTACCAAGGATGTGCAGCAAGCCAATTACTTTGGTTCTCTTACACAGGCCTCTACTATTCGAGTTGGGTCCTTCAATGGATAGGAGATCTACACTTCCTTTAAGAGCATACTTCCCATG GTTAATCCATCCAGATGATGTAGTGTTTGGAGAATGGGACATCAGCAACATGAATTTGGCAGATGACATGGCAAGAGCTAATGTTTTTGACATTGATCTTCAAAAGCAACTGAGGCCCTACATGGAATCCATGGTCCCATTCCCTGGTATCTATGACCCTGATTTCATTGCTGCAAACCAAGGCTCACGTGCTAACAATGTCATCAAAGGAACCAAGAAAGATCAAGTTGATCAAATTATTAAGGATATTAG GGAGTTTAAGGAGAACAACAAAGTGGACAAGGTGGTGGTCCTGTGGACTGCCAACACTAAAAGATACAGCAGTGTGGTTGTTGGCCTTAATGATACCATGGAAAATCTCTTTGCTTCTGTGGATAGAAATGAGGCCGAAATATCTCCTTCCACCTTGTATGCTATTGCTTGTATTCTTGAAAATGTATCCTTCATCAATGGAAGCCCACAAAATACTTTTGTCCCAG GCCTCATTGATTTGGCCATCAAGAGGAAGACTTAG